Proteins from one Pseudarthrobacter sp. BIM B-2242 genomic window:
- the betT gene encoding choline BCCT transporter BetT: MAEEEGKSRRPGDQPPQALIPRSQLGGTDRRRGGPEIENRPPVSRQELSRGPAELVEERQPKVNWRVFIIASVIIIAFSVWAMLVPASAQSTMKTVVAWIAENLGWFYVLTVTVVIGFVLWVALSKEGSVRLGPDHSRPQYKLFTWVAMLFAAGVGIDMLFYSVTGPITQYMMPPVGEGQTPAAAQDAVVWTMFHYGIAGWAMYALLGMAMGYFAYRWGMPLSIRAALYPLLGKRVRGGIGDTIDIVTLVGTVFGVATSMGIGVVLLNVGFSILFGLPEGLALQIALVIVAVVLTIAACTSGVDKGIRWISELNIWSAAALLLYILVTGQTSFLLNSMVENIGRFVFTLPDRTLQTFAYEDGGSEWMAGWTLFFWAFWLAWGPFVGLFLARISRGRTLREFVIAAITAPVLCDFLIVSIFGNSAMHEVLNGNSEFAQLAMDSPQEGWYALLNMFPGASFLIGLGTLSGMLFYLTSANSGAMVMSNFSSTIPDPSQDGAKWLRIFWAVLTAVLTVAMLVAGGVTTMEYATLIFALPVTVIAWLVMASFSKALRMERAEREGQVLRRQSTAAHGGMVPDRTWRQRLAGMRSYPSKKQVAQFMERVVQPALADVLREFRKQGYEATLDVLPNEEANISSHALVVSIPNHRDFHYQVQAVEAPVPMFGGRMSRETDVYYRVEVFAQTGSEGYDLMGVTHQQIIDDVLDRYEAHLGFLTYSTEHDYASVLTPPMPTATGSIAVVKAAGDDAADTAQKE, encoded by the coding sequence ATGGCTGAAGAAGAAGGAAAATCGCGTCGCCCCGGAGACCAACCACCCCAGGCGCTGATTCCCCGCAGCCAGCTTGGCGGCACCGACAGGCGGCGCGGCGGGCCTGAAATCGAAAACCGCCCCCCGGTTTCCAGGCAGGAGCTCAGCCGCGGGCCCGCTGAACTCGTGGAGGAGCGCCAGCCCAAGGTCAACTGGCGTGTGTTCATCATCGCCTCCGTCATCATCATCGCGTTCTCAGTCTGGGCGATGCTGGTCCCGGCCAGTGCGCAGTCCACCATGAAGACCGTGGTGGCATGGATCGCAGAGAACCTCGGCTGGTTCTACGTCCTCACCGTCACCGTGGTCATCGGCTTTGTGCTGTGGGTTGCCCTGTCCAAGGAGGGTTCAGTCCGCCTCGGCCCGGACCATTCCCGTCCGCAGTACAAGCTCTTCACCTGGGTGGCCATGCTGTTTGCCGCCGGCGTGGGCATCGACATGCTCTTCTATTCCGTCACCGGACCCATCACCCAGTACATGATGCCGCCCGTGGGGGAAGGCCAGACGCCGGCCGCCGCCCAGGACGCCGTGGTGTGGACCATGTTCCACTACGGCATTGCCGGCTGGGCCATGTATGCGCTGCTCGGCATGGCCATGGGCTATTTCGCCTACCGGTGGGGCATGCCGCTCTCCATCCGGGCTGCCCTGTACCCGCTGCTGGGCAAGCGCGTCCGCGGCGGCATCGGCGACACGATCGACATTGTCACCCTGGTGGGCACCGTCTTCGGCGTGGCCACCTCCATGGGCATCGGCGTGGTGCTCCTGAACGTCGGCTTCTCCATCCTGTTCGGCCTGCCCGAGGGGCTGGCCCTGCAGATCGCCCTGGTGATTGTCGCCGTCGTGCTCACCATCGCGGCCTGCACCTCCGGCGTGGACAAGGGAATCCGCTGGATTTCCGAGCTGAACATCTGGAGTGCCGCGGCCCTGCTGCTGTACATCCTCGTGACCGGCCAGACCTCATTTTTGCTCAACTCGATGGTGGAAAACATCGGCCGGTTCGTCTTTACCCTGCCGGACCGCACGCTCCAGACCTTCGCCTACGAGGACGGCGGCTCCGAATGGATGGCCGGCTGGACCCTGTTCTTCTGGGCGTTCTGGCTGGCCTGGGGCCCGTTCGTGGGCCTATTCCTCGCGCGCATTTCCCGCGGCCGGACCCTGCGCGAGTTTGTCATCGCAGCGATCACCGCCCCGGTGCTCTGCGACTTCCTGATCGTGAGCATCTTCGGCAACAGCGCCATGCACGAGGTCCTGAACGGGAATTCGGAGTTCGCGCAACTGGCCATGGACAGCCCGCAGGAGGGTTGGTACGCCCTGCTGAATATGTTCCCCGGCGCCAGCTTCCTCATCGGCCTGGGCACCTTGTCCGGCATGCTGTTCTACCTCACCAGCGCCAACTCCGGCGCCATGGTGATGTCCAACTTCTCCTCCACCATCCCCGATCCGTCCCAGGACGGCGCCAAGTGGCTGCGCATTTTCTGGGCAGTTCTGACGGCAGTGCTCACCGTGGCGATGCTGGTGGCAGGCGGCGTGACCACCATGGAGTACGCCACCCTGATTTTCGCCCTCCCGGTAACGGTCATCGCGTGGCTGGTGATGGCGTCCTTCTCCAAGGCGCTGCGAATGGAACGGGCCGAGCGCGAGGGCCAGGTCCTGCGCAGGCAGTCGACGGCGGCGCACGGCGGCATGGTGCCGGACCGGACCTGGCGCCAGCGGCTGGCCGGAATGCGTTCCTACCCGTCCAAGAAACAGGTGGCCCAGTTTATGGAACGGGTTGTACAGCCGGCGCTGGCCGATGTGCTCAGGGAGTTCAGGAAACAGGGCTACGAGGCAACCCTGGATGTCCTCCCCAACGAGGAAGCCAACATTTCCAGCCACGCCCTGGTGGTGAGCATCCCCAACCACCGCGATTTCCACTACCAGGTGCAGGCTGTTGAAGCGCCGGTGCCCATGTTTGGCGGGCGCATGTCCCGCGAGACCGACGTGTATTACCGGGTGGAAGTGTTCGCGCAGACCGGCTCCGAGGGTTACGACCTGATGGGTGTGACACACCAGCAGATCATCGACGACGTCCTGGACCGCTATGAGGCCCACCTCGGGTTCCTGACTTACTCAACGGAGCACGATTACGCCTCGGTCCTCACGCCGCCGATGCCCACCGCCACGGGCTCCATCGCCGTCGTGAAAGCTGCCGGGGACGACGCCGCGGACACTGCACAAAAAGAGTGA
- a CDS encoding FAD-binding monooxygenase, whose product MQFHHYGYVSGDPRVLPAAGVGLDRPEELPDDVDVLIVGTGPASMLTAAQLSRFPGVTTRILERRPGRLVIGQADGIQARSVETFQAFGFAERIIAEAYRITEMAFWKPDPADHTRIIRAARTEDDPHGISEFPHLIVNQARVLDYFAEYMANAPTRMKPDYGYEFVNLTRGDGDHPVTVTLRHTAGPNEGQERVVRAKYVVGGDGARSKVRAAIGCTLKGDEAHHAWGVMDVLAVTDFPDIRTKCAIQSGSGGSILLIPREGGHLFRMYVDLGEVNAEGHAAVRSTTIEQIIHKANAILHPYSLDVRNVAWHSVYEVAHRLTDRFDDVLPEERATRTPRVFIMGDACHTHSAKAGQGMNVSLQDGFNLGWKLGHVLEGRSPATLLSTYSAERQVVAKNLIDFDKVWSTMMAKKPEEFESPSELEDFYVRTAEFPAGFMTQYEPSMLTAEATHQELATGFTIGKRFKSAPVRRVGDTNPVHLGHHATADGRWRIYVFADPAGAGSPSPTTDLAEWLANSPESPLAATPSDADLDAWFDVKVIYQQDYTHVDIGAVPAVFKPHVGPFRLTDYEKVYAADPAADIFELRGLDRNGVLVVVRPDQYVANVLPLTATAELAAFFAPLLPAFQGKGT is encoded by the coding sequence ATGCAGTTCCACCACTACGGTTACGTATCCGGGGACCCAAGGGTCCTCCCGGCAGCCGGCGTTGGCCTTGACCGGCCCGAAGAACTTCCCGACGACGTGGATGTGCTCATCGTCGGAACGGGCCCGGCCAGCATGCTCACCGCCGCGCAGCTCTCCCGGTTCCCGGGCGTGACCACCCGCATCCTGGAGCGTCGGCCCGGGCGGCTGGTGATCGGCCAGGCCGACGGCATCCAGGCCAGGAGTGTTGAGACCTTCCAGGCCTTTGGCTTCGCCGAGCGCATCATCGCGGAGGCGTACAGAATCACGGAGATGGCCTTCTGGAAACCGGATCCCGCAGACCATACCCGGATCATCCGCGCCGCCCGGACCGAAGATGACCCGCACGGGATCAGCGAATTCCCCCACCTGATCGTCAACCAGGCGCGCGTGCTGGACTACTTTGCCGAGTACATGGCGAACGCCCCCACCCGCATGAAGCCCGATTACGGCTATGAGTTCGTAAATCTCACACGGGGCGACGGCGACCATCCCGTCACCGTGACGCTCCGCCATACCGCCGGTCCCAACGAGGGGCAGGAACGCGTTGTCCGCGCCAAGTACGTCGTGGGCGGGGACGGCGCCCGCAGCAAGGTGCGGGCAGCGATCGGCTGCACCCTCAAAGGAGACGAGGCCCACCATGCCTGGGGCGTTATGGACGTCCTGGCCGTGACGGACTTCCCCGACATCCGGACCAAATGCGCCATCCAGTCCGGTTCCGGCGGGAGCATCCTGCTCATCCCGCGCGAGGGCGGCCACCTGTTCCGGATGTACGTTGACCTGGGCGAGGTGAACGCAGAAGGCCACGCGGCGGTCCGCAGCACCACCATCGAGCAGATCATCCACAAGGCAAATGCCATCCTCCACCCGTACAGCCTGGACGTGCGCAACGTCGCATGGCACAGCGTGTACGAGGTGGCCCACCGCCTCACGGACCGGTTCGACGACGTCCTGCCGGAGGAGCGTGCCACCCGCACGCCCCGCGTGTTCATCATGGGCGACGCCTGCCACACGCACAGCGCCAAGGCCGGCCAAGGCATGAATGTCTCACTGCAGGACGGGTTCAACCTCGGCTGGAAACTTGGCCACGTGCTGGAGGGCCGGAGCCCGGCCACCCTGCTGTCCACCTACTCGGCGGAGCGCCAGGTCGTGGCAAAGAACCTCATCGACTTCGACAAGGTATGGTCCACGATGATGGCCAAGAAGCCGGAAGAATTTGAAAGTCCGTCCGAGCTGGAGGACTTCTATGTCCGCACTGCCGAGTTCCCGGCCGGGTTTATGACCCAGTACGAGCCGTCCATGCTCACCGCCGAGGCCACCCACCAGGAGCTTGCCACCGGGTTCACCATCGGGAAGCGCTTCAAGTCCGCGCCGGTGCGCCGGGTCGGGGACACCAATCCCGTGCACCTCGGCCATCACGCCACGGCAGACGGCCGCTGGCGGATCTACGTTTTCGCGGATCCGGCCGGTGCAGGTTCCCCGTCACCCACCACGGACCTGGCCGAGTGGCTCGCGAACTCGCCGGAATCACCGTTGGCCGCGACGCCGTCGGACGCTGACCTCGACGCCTGGTTCGACGTCAAAGTGATCTACCAGCAGGACTACACCCACGTGGACATCGGAGCCGTGCCCGCGGTGTTCAAACCGCACGTCGGGCCGTTCCGGCTGACCGACTATGAGAAGGTGTACGCCGCCGATCCGGCCGCCGACATCTTCGAACTGCGCGGCCTGGACCGGAACGGTGTTCTGGTGGTGGTCCGCCCGGACCAGTACGTCGCCAACGTGCTGCCGCTGACAGCGACGGCGGAGCTCGCCGCTTTCTTCGCACCCCTTCTGCCGGCCTTCCAGGGCAAGGGGACCTAA
- the urtE gene encoding urea ABC transporter ATP-binding subunit UrtE, which produces MLEIEDLQTGYGRTQVISGVNVTVPDGAVVSVLGHNGAGKTTLLRAVVGLLKPTAGRITLDGEDISGLRPHQRVARGMAYVPQGQQSFGQLSVLENLQLIADGRRKGAERVAEALDMFPALRPLLARRAGLLSGGQRQQLAIARALITSPRLLILDEPTEGIQPNIVAEIEATIINLSRRDGMSIILVEQHIGFALHAADSYYVLAAGRVSSSGDGGAASAASVRQAMLI; this is translated from the coding sequence ATGCTGGAAATCGAAGACCTGCAGACCGGGTATGGCCGTACCCAGGTGATCTCCGGGGTGAACGTCACCGTCCCGGACGGTGCCGTTGTCTCTGTGCTGGGGCACAACGGTGCCGGCAAAACGACACTGCTGCGCGCCGTCGTCGGACTCCTCAAACCAACGGCCGGACGCATCACCCTGGACGGGGAGGACATCTCCGGCCTCCGCCCGCACCAGCGGGTGGCGCGGGGCATGGCCTATGTTCCGCAAGGCCAGCAATCGTTCGGGCAGCTTTCTGTGCTGGAGAACCTGCAGCTCATCGCGGACGGCCGCAGGAAAGGCGCCGAACGCGTGGCGGAGGCCCTCGACATGTTTCCCGCGCTCCGGCCGCTGCTGGCGCGGCGGGCCGGGCTGCTGTCCGGCGGCCAGCGGCAGCAGCTGGCGATCGCCCGCGCCTTGATCACCAGCCCGCGCCTGCTGATCCTGGATGAACCAACCGAAGGCATCCAGCCCAACATTGTGGCCGAGATCGAGGCGACAATCATCAACCTGTCCCGGCGCGACGGCATGAGCATCATCCTGGTGGAGCAGCACATCGGCTTCGCACTGCATGCTGCCGACAGCTACTACGTCCTCGCAGCAGGAAGGGTCTCCTCGTCAGGCGACGGCGGCGCCGCGTCGGCCGCCAGTGTGCGGCAGGCGATGCTCATCTGA